A single Musa acuminata AAA Group cultivar baxijiao chromosome BXJ2-1, Cavendish_Baxijiao_AAA, whole genome shotgun sequence DNA region contains:
- the LOC135598387 gene encoding putative disease resistance protein RGA4: protein MAMVLEFSVKMFLQKITNFAEGEICKVLCVGAEVKTLERRLTRIKGFLRTAEQRRHVDPDMDTWVRELKDVMYDADDIIDLCIFEGGSLLKVSNPHFFRPIKHRYEISGRIKRLNDRLKEITGDRSIIPDGEIVEKALPLHPVGSRETSSIEVNAGIIGTQIEGAAQNLINSIVEISEKPKCVVFGIVGMGGIGKTTLARKIFNDERIIQNYPIRAWLCVTKNYSETDLLKEMIRSVGGSVEGAESRAELEPKLVSLLSKNLLLVLDDVWSPEVWEDLLKNPLMHEAASNCRIVVTTRNENVARNMGDNVHHVEKMDEECGWELLWKTVWDNREKGDISRFKEIGTKMVQKCDGLPLAIKVLAGVLRSRRSTIEWEKVLRSDLWRMTNLDEKIPGVLYLSYEDLPSHLKQCFLYCSLFPKKTHMYRKDLTRHWVAEGFTKENGELSMEEIAEGYYEDLIWRNLLQVDPTFVDGSRCTMHDLLISLAQFLIQGEGVYASDLLSVNTTNPLTKLRRLSTSNIGESVQLPSRIVEEKCLRSLLIFDSPRARTIRDDLFKKLRNLRVLLLNDTSIESLPKSIGELSHLRHLDLDRTKIRELPESVGGLRNLETLSVSGCKSISKLPKTITKLYNLQCLRLQDTPLTSLPKGMGSLTNLSELDAFIVSDDGDLKELQPLSKLRSLSIYRLDRAITNGGSVLKDKPFLRQLYLFWESTDEEKYSGSSSLQDPFTAKKICSQLCPPSSLQYLFIKRYSGFFFPEWILSTSLDTAFPRLSYLSIHDLPSCCKLPPLGLLPELKVVSIRGANGITSIGADFTGDRNLRGSPAFPMLEVMRFSNMPNWEIWTTCDIDIEFHFPIKVRRIQHAICQRAQLFMTAAVSEEDPLPGLMPPRTEIDLVRSRDTQPTNDSPPRRPDLLEPPTGDTVQFQSMAINEDELHLFLGLMPPRTEIDLVRSRDTQPTNDRPPRRPDLLEPPTGDTGSSSGNSNSRKLLPNLKELWLVDCPKLKALPEGLCPTNLKLLHMEGTHSFGEIKNLDFLTDNLTVKHNNSLRRISNLPSLKYLQVDDCPNLEYVGDLAGLQHLHLSCPPPAQSLPPWLSDLVEQQQSFRKLELQCSLPLLKRCLVGEVNWQIIRQIPEVRIRATDANEFIWYNKDPYMYDTNVGSA, encoded by the coding sequence ATGGCAATGGTGTTAGAGTTTTCCGTAAAAATGTTCCTCCAAAAGATAACCAACTTCGCGGAGGGAGAGATATGCAAAGTGCTATGCGTGGGGGCGGAGGTCAAAACTCTGGAGAGAAGGTTGACGAGGATCAAAGGCTTTCTTCGCACTGCAGAGCAAAGAAGGCATGTAGATCCGGACATGGACACCTGGGTGAGGGAGTTGAAGGATGTCATGTACGACGCTGACGATATCATCGATCTTTGCATCTTCGAAGGTGGCAGCTTGCTGAAGGTAAGCAATCCTCATTTCTTTAGACCTATCAAACACCGCTATGAAATCAGTGGTAGAATAAAAAGACTTAATGATAGACTGAAAGAGATCACGGGAGATAGATCTATAATACCTGATGGAGAGATCGTCGAAAAAGCCCTCCCACTTCACCCAGTAGGATCTCGTGAGACATCTTCCATAGAAGTTAATGCAGGCATCATAGGAACCCAAATCGAAGGCGCTGCCCAAAATCTGATCAACTCCATAGTGGAGATCAGTGAGAAGCCAAAGTGTGTTGTTTTTGGGATTGTCGGGATGGGTGGGATTGGGAAGACCACTCTAGCGCGTAAAATATTCAATGATGAAAGGATCATACAAAACTATCCGATTCGAGCATGGTTGTGTGTCACGAAGAACTATTCAGAGACTGATTTGCTTAAAGAAATGATTAGAAGCGTAGGTGGAAGTGTTGAAGGAGCTGAGAGTAGAGCGGAGCTTGAACCTAAACTTGTTTCCCTCCTATCGAAAAATTTGCTTCTGGTATTAGACGATGTATGGAGTCCAGAGGTATGGGAAGATTTACTCAAGAACCCTTTGATGCATGAGGCAGCCAGTAATTGTAGGATCGTAGTTACCACTAGAAACGAAAACGTGGCAAGAAATATGGGAGACAATGTTCATCATGTTGAGAAAATGGATGAAGAGTGTGGCTGGGAATTGCTGTGGAAGACGGTTTGGGATAATAGAGAGAAGGGCGATATTTCGAGATTCAAGGAAATTGGAACTAAAATGGTTCAAAAATGTGATGGACTTCCTCTCGCAATCAAGGTTCTTGCGGGGGTTTTAAGATCCAGGAGAAGTACGATAGAGTGGGAAAAGGTTCTCAGAAGTGATCTATGGAGGATGACGAATCTCGATGAGAAAATACCGGGGGTTTTGTACTTGAGTTATGAAGATTTGCCTTCTCATCTTAAGCAGTGTTTTCTGTATTGCTCTTTGTTTCCCAAGAAGACTCATATGTACCGTAAGGATCTTACCCGGCATTGGGTGGCTGAAGGTTTCACAAAGGAGAACGGAGAACTATCGATGGAAGAGATAGCCGAGGGTTATTACGAAGACTTGATCTGGCGAAACCTACTGCAGGTGGATCCTACCTTTGTAGACGGCAGCAGATGCACCATGCATGATCTTTTGATATCTCTTGCCCAGTTCTTGATCCAAGGAGAGGGCGTCTATGCCAGTGATCTCCTATCAGTGAATACGACGAACCCATTAACTAAGCTTCGTCGATTGTCGACGTCAAACATAGGGGAGAGTGTACAGCTCCCCAGTAGAATCGTTGAAGAGAAGTGTTTAAGATCTTTGCTCATCTTTGATAGCCCTCGTGCCCGTACAATTAGAGATGATCTGTTTAAAAAGCTAAGGAACCTGAGAGTCCTGCTTCTGAACGACACATCCATCGAGAGTCTTCCCAAGTCCATCGGAGAACTATCACATCTTAGGCACTTGGATCTTGACCGAACAAAGATACGGGAGCTCCCCGAGTCTGTGGGGGGCCTTCGGAATCTGGAGACTTTGAGCGTCTCGGGCTGCAAATCCATTAGTAAACTTCCGAAGACCATCACGAAGCTGTACAATCTACAATGTCTTCGACTGCAGGACACTCCATTAACATCCTTGCCAAAGGGAATGGGGTCACTCACAAATCTCAGCGAGCTTGACGCGTTCATCGTCAGCGATGATGGTGACTTGAAGGAGCTGCAACCTTTGTCCAAGTTGAGGTCTCTGAGCATATACAGGTTGGATAGGGCAATAACAAATGGAGGTTCGGTGCTGAAGGACAAACCTTTTCTTAGGCAACTATATCTTTTCTGGGAGAGTACAGATGAAGAAAAATATTCTGGTTCATCAAGCCTGCAGGATCCTTTTACtgctaagaagatttgcagtcaaCTCTGTCCCCCATCAAGCCTGCAGTATCTTTTTATAAAACGGTATTCTGGTTTCTTTTTTCCGGAATGGATCCTGTCAACTTCTCTGGACACTGCTTTCCCCCGGCTGTCATACTTGAGCATTCATGATCTTCCATCGTGCTGCAAGCTTCCTCCACTGGGCCTGCTTCCGGAGCTAAAAGTAGTATCCATTAGAGGGGCAAATGGAATCACAAGCATTGGCGCTGACTTCACAGGTGACAGAAATTTAAGGGGATCTCCTGCGTTTCCCATGCTTGAGGTGATGCGATTCTCGAACATGCCCAATTGGGAAATTTGGACGACATGTGACATCGATATAGAATTCCACTTCCCAATAAAAGTGAGGAGGATCCAACATGCGATTTGCCAACGTGCCCAATTGTTTATGACAGCCGCTGTAAGTGAGGAGGATCCACTTCCAGGTCTGATGCCGCCACGAACTGAGATAGATCTGGTCAGAAGCCGAGACACTCAGCCCACCAATGATAGTCCACCACGTCGTCCAGATCTCCTGGAACCCCCGACAGGTGATACAGTGCAATTCCAGTCTATGGCAATCAATGAAGATGAGCTGCACCTATTTCTAGGTCTGATGCCGCCACGAACTGAGATAGATCTGGTCAGAAGCCGAGACACTCAGCCCACCAATGACCGCCCACCACGTCGTCCAGATCTCCTGGAACCCCCGACAGGTGATACCGGAAGCAGCAGCGGCAACAGCAACAGCCGTAAGCTGCTTCCTAATCTAAAGGAGCTCTGGCTCGTCGACTGTCCCAAGCTGAAAGCTCTTCCGGAAGGCCTTTGCCCGACCAACTTGAAGTTACTCCATATGGAGGGCACTCATAGCTTTGGAGAAATCAAGAACCTCGACTTCCTGACTGACAACCTCACTGTGAAGCATAACAACAGCTTGCGGCGTATATCAAACCTTCCTTCATTGAAGTATCTGCAAGTGGATGACTGCCCCAACTTGGAGTACGTGGGAGATCTGGCTGGCTTGCAACACCTGCATCTGTCTTGTCCACCACCAGCGCAGTCCCTGCCGCCATGGCTGTCGGATCTCGTGGAGCAGCAGCAAAGTTTCAGAAAGCTTGAGCTGCAGTGCAGCTTGCCATTGTTGAAGAGGTGTCTCGTGGGCGAGGTCAACTGGCAGATCATCCGCCAGATACCGGAGGTCAGGATCCGGGCCACCGATGCCAACGAGTTCATTTGGTATAACAAGGATCCATACATGTACGACACCAACGTAGGTTCAGCATGA
- the LOC135598388 gene encoding elongation factor 1-delta-like: MAVVFHNLNGASGLQKLNDYLLTRSYITGYQASKDDIAVYGALNAALSSDYINVARWYNHIDALLKLCGISEEGNGVKIESFEEAPCSRVAGGKASAAEDDDDDMDLFGEETEEEKKAAEERAAAVKASGKKKESGKSSVLLDVKPWDDETDMQKLEEAVRSVGMEGLLWGASKLAPVGYGIKKLQIMLTVVDDLVSVDNLIEDYLLVEPANEYIQSCDIVAFNKI; encoded by the exons ATGGCTGTTGTTTTCCACAATCTCAATGGTGCGTCTGGCCTCCAGAAACTCAATGACTATCTTCTTACCCGCAGTTATATTactgg TTACCAAGCTTCAAAGGATGATATTGCTGTGTATGGTGCACTTAATGCAGCTCTGTCTTCGGACTATATCAATGTAGCTAGGTGGTATAACCACATTGATGCTCTTCTCAAGTTGTG TGGTATCTCTGAGGAAGGCAATGGTGTGAAGATTGAATCATTTGAGGAGGCCCCATGCTCCCGTGTTGCTGGTGGCAAG GCCTCAGCAGCGGAGGATGATGACGATGACATGGATTTGTTTGGTGAAGAGACTGAAGAGGAAAAGAAGGCAGCTGAAGAGCGTGCAGCAGCTGTCAAAGCATCtggaaagaagaaagaat CTGGAAAGTCTTCAGTACTTCTTGATGTAAaaccatgggatgatgaaacagacatgcaaaagcttgaagaagctgTGAGGAGTGTCGGGATGGAGGGTTTGCTTTGGGGAGCCT CAAAACTTGCCCCGGTCGGGTATGGTATCAAAAAATTGCAGATCATGTTGACTGTTGTGGATGACTTGGTCTCTGTTGACAACCTTATTGAGGACTATCTCTTGGTTGAACCAGCAAATGAGTACATCCAGAGCTGTGATATTGTggcattcaacaaaatat AG
- the LOC103989575 gene encoding galactomannan galactosyltransferase 1-like produces the protein MQTEDETPPRKKSFLRSSVTLLVAERLLLFFFGAGVALLFSVSALSSSLCTVLPNPIPTPLPTIIHHRPPLAPSNPRRPLPVATTAPRPPLSTVTHRRDSRKDHDRRRSTRATFYDDPSLSYTIDRPITNWDSKRREWLRLNPSLATPDRVVMVTGSPPGRCPNPGGDHLLLRFYKNKADYCRLHGYDLFYNTALLHPEMPGCWAKIPLVRAAMVAHPESEWVWWVDQDAAFTDMEFRPPLHRYRAHHFVVPGWPYMVYTARDWVGLNAGVFLLRNSQWGLDFLDAWASMGPQTPHHGKWGRILDAEIRGKLTSFADDQSALVHLLAKEQRRWRDKVHLESAYDLHGYWEPIVGRLEDVAAAYAEMERRDAVLRRRHAEKEAGSYGETRSRYLDAAAGGGGEKGSGKRWPRKRRSFVTHFTGCQPCGGDHNPAYTWQGCVVGMARALNFADDQVLRAYGFGHTNLNDSASIRPLPFGYPASSRGGR, from the coding sequence ATGCAAACGGAGGACGAGACTCCCCCTCGAAAGAAGTCCTTCCTACGTTCATCCGTCACCTTGCTCGTCGCTGAGCGCCTTCTCTTATTCTTCTTCGGCGCCGGCGTCGCCCTCCTCTTCTCCGTCTCCgccctctcctcctctctctgCACCGTCCTGCCGAACCCCATCCCCACCCCCCTCCCTACCATCATCCATCATCGGCCTCCTCTCGCGCCTAGTAACCCTCGTCGGCCTCTTCCTGTGGCCACCACCGCTCCGAGGCCTCCTCTCTCCACCGTCACCCACCGCCGCGACTCCCGGAAGGACCACGATCGGCGGCGTTCCACACGCGCCACCTTCTATGACGACCCCTCCCTGTCCTACACCATCGACCGCCCCATCACCAACTGGGACTCCAAGCGCCGCGAATGGCTCCGCCTCAACCCGTCGCTGGCCACCCCGGACCGGGTCGTCATGGTGACCGGATCGCCGCCGGGGCGGTGCCCCAACCCGGGAGGTGACCACCTGCTCCTCCGTTTCTATAAGAACAAGGCCGACTACTGCCGCCTCCACGGCTACGATCTGTTCTACAACACCGCCCTCCTCCACCCAGAGATGCCCGGGTGCTGGGCCAAGATCCCGTTGGTTCGCGCGGCCATGGTGGCTCACCCGGAGTCGGAATGGGTGTGGTGGGTGGACCAGGACGCGGCCTTCACCGACATGGAGTTCCGCCCCCCGCTCCACCGCTACCGGGCGCACCACTTCGTGGTTCCCGGTTGGCCGTACATGGTGTACACCGCCCGCGACTGGGTGGGCCTCAACGCCGGTGTCTTCCTCCTCCGAAACTCCCAGTGGGGCCTCGACTTTCTCGACGCCTGGGCCAGCATGGGTCCCCAGACCCCACACCATGGCAAGTGGGGCCGGATCCTCGACGCGGAGATCCGCGGCAAGCTCACATCCTTCGCCGACGACCAGTCCGCTCTCGTCCACCTCCTGGCCAAGGAGCAGCGCCGCTGGCGCGATAAGGTGCACCTGGAGAGCGCCTACGACCTGCACGGGTACTGGGAGCCCATCGTGGGGCGCCTGGAGGACGTAGCGGCGGCGTACGCCGAGATGGAGCGGCGGGACGCCGTGCTCCGGCGGAGGCACGCCGAGAAGGAGGCCGGGAGCTACGGGGAGACGAGGAGCCGTTACCTCGACGCGGCCGCCGGCGGCGGGGGGGAGAAGGGGAGTGGCAAGCGGTGGCCGAGGAAGCGGCGGTCCTTCGTGACGCACTTCACGGGTTGCCAGCCCTGCGGCGGCGACCACAACCCGGCGTACACGTGGCAGGGATGCGTGGTCGGCATGGCGCGCGCGCTCAACTTCGCCGACGACCAGGTCCTGCGGGCGTACGGCTTCGGCCACACGAATCTCAACGACTCGGCGTCCATCCGTCCGCTGCCGTTCGGTTACCCAGCCTCCTCGCGCGGTGGCCGGTGA